One region of Anaeromyxobacter paludicola genomic DNA includes:
- a CDS encoding FtsX-like permease family protein, with amino-acid sequence MRGYFAAALRAQLAAGRALFLLSVAGVALGVGAVLSIQILNQSALGAFAGGVRAVSGEADLQILPRGPWLPDEVVARALEARGVRAALPIWRAEVEVEGAPGGLMLELVGTDLLAPVRVPWRLPAGGIAAALSRPGWVAVTPALAAERGWREGSRLDVTLGSRRVGLEVGALVDFQKLSPLASRRLAVMDVAQAQGLFGARGRLHQVDLLAEPGADRAGLARRLAERLGPAVRVAPPEQRQADAAGLLAAFRLNLTALSLISLFVGGFLVYATTRAALSRRREELGLLRALGATRGQVLSLVLGEAALLGLLGTAAGLPLGWLAARANVGAVSATLQNVYLLEGIEAIEVSPWLYLLAVAMGLAGAIAGALLPGLEVARRDPRALLAPPRLDPAGGARGQGALALAGWGLAALAWAWQATLGRALRPSGFVLAAALLVAVPLTAPWLLARAARLGRPRRLSLAYGLRTVGGRAGAAAVSAAALAVAVSMAAGVTVMIGSFRRTVETWLDDTLRADVYVTSPSWRRARSEAGLDPALVEALSRAPGVVAADRLRQVQVEAAGRRISLSGFDAGLPQSAGRVRLVEGRPEPALREVRDAGAALVSEPLSRKAGLHPGDVLPVVTPRGAVPVRIAGVYSDYGNEGGAALVSLPRLAQLFGPGAVSNVALYLGPGADPEREVDLLKRRFAGVPLLVRSNRTLRTEVLAIFEQTFAVTRLLQGVSLVIAAAGITLSLLVLARERAAELALYRALGATRGQLFLVFLGRGLGIACGGLVLGALGGAGLALVLVRLVNRAWFGWTIALSWPAGALGAQALTVLAAAALASLYPAARASRTPAAELSRDAL; translated from the coding sequence GTGAGGGGCTACTTCGCCGCGGCGCTGCGCGCCCAGCTCGCCGCCGGCCGCGCCCTGTTCCTGCTCTCGGTGGCCGGCGTGGCGCTCGGTGTCGGGGCGGTGCTCTCGATCCAGATCCTGAACCAGAGCGCGCTCGGCGCCTTCGCCGGCGGCGTCCGCGCGGTCTCCGGCGAGGCCGACCTGCAGATCCTGCCGCGCGGCCCGTGGCTCCCGGACGAGGTGGTGGCGCGGGCCCTCGAGGCGCGCGGGGTGCGCGCCGCCCTGCCGATCTGGCGCGCCGAGGTGGAGGTGGAGGGCGCGCCCGGCGGGCTCATGCTGGAGCTGGTCGGGACCGACCTCCTGGCGCCGGTCCGGGTGCCGTGGCGGCTCCCCGCGGGCGGGATCGCGGCGGCCCTCTCGCGCCCGGGCTGGGTGGCGGTGACGCCGGCCCTGGCCGCCGAGCGCGGCTGGCGCGAGGGGAGCCGCCTCGACGTCACGCTCGGCTCGCGCCGGGTCGGGCTCGAGGTGGGCGCGCTCGTGGACTTCCAGAAGCTCTCGCCGCTCGCCTCGCGGCGGCTCGCGGTGATGGACGTCGCCCAGGCCCAGGGCCTGTTCGGCGCCCGCGGCCGGCTGCACCAGGTGGATCTCCTCGCCGAGCCCGGGGCCGACCGGGCCGGCCTGGCGCGACGGCTCGCCGAGCGGCTCGGCCCGGCCGTGCGCGTCGCGCCGCCCGAGCAGCGGCAGGCCGACGCCGCCGGCCTCCTCGCCGCCTTCCGGCTCAACCTCACCGCCCTGTCGCTCATCTCGCTCTTCGTGGGCGGCTTCCTGGTCTACGCCACCACCCGGGCCGCCCTGTCGCGGCGGCGCGAGGAGCTCGGGCTGCTCCGCGCGCTCGGCGCCACCCGCGGCCAGGTGCTCTCGCTGGTGCTCGGCGAGGCGGCGCTGCTGGGGCTCCTCGGCACCGCGGCCGGCCTGCCGCTCGGGTGGCTCGCGGCGCGCGCCAACGTGGGCGCGGTGAGCGCCACGCTCCAGAACGTCTACCTGCTCGAGGGGATCGAGGCGATCGAGGTCTCCCCCTGGCTCTACCTGCTCGCGGTGGCGATGGGGCTCGCCGGGGCGATCGCCGGCGCGCTGCTCCCCGGGCTCGAGGTGGCGCGGCGCGATCCCCGGGCGCTGCTCGCGCCGCCGCGGCTCGACCCGGCCGGCGGGGCGCGCGGGCAGGGCGCGCTGGCGCTCGCCGGGTGGGGCCTCGCCGCGCTCGCCTGGGCCTGGCAGGCCACGCTCGGCCGCGCGCTCCGCCCGTCCGGCTTCGTGCTCGCGGCCGCGCTGCTCGTGGCGGTCCCGCTCACCGCCCCGTGGCTCCTCGCACGCGCCGCGCGGCTCGGCCGGCCCCGGCGCCTCTCGCTCGCCTACGGGCTGCGGACGGTGGGCGGGCGCGCCGGCGCCGCGGCGGTCTCGGCGGCGGCCCTGGCGGTCGCGGTGAGCATGGCGGCCGGCGTGACGGTGATGATCGGCAGCTTCCGCCGCACCGTCGAGACCTGGCTCGACGACACGCTGCGGGCCGACGTCTACGTGACGAGCCCGTCCTGGCGCCGCGCCCGCAGCGAGGCCGGGCTCGACCCGGCGCTGGTGGAGGCGCTCTCGCGGGCGCCGGGGGTGGTGGCCGCCGATCGGCTGCGGCAGGTGCAGGTGGAGGCGGCCGGGCGGCGCATCTCGCTGTCGGGCTTCGACGCCGGGCTGCCGCAGTCGGCCGGCCGGGTGCGGCTCGTGGAGGGACGGCCCGAGCCGGCGCTGCGCGAGGTCCGCGACGCCGGCGCGGCGCTCGTCTCCGAGCCGCTCTCGCGCAAGGCGGGGCTCCACCCCGGCGACGTCCTCCCGGTGGTCACGCCGCGCGGCGCGGTCCCGGTCCGGATCGCCGGGGTCTACTCCGACTACGGCAACGAGGGGGGCGCGGCCCTGGTCTCGCTGCCGCGGCTCGCGCAGCTCTTCGGGCCGGGCGCGGTGTCGAACGTGGCGCTCTACCTCGGCCCCGGCGCCGATCCCGAGCGCGAGGTGGACCTCCTGAAGCGCCGCTTCGCCGGGGTGCCGCTCCTCGTCCGCTCCAACCGGACGCTCCGGACCGAGGTGCTCGCCATCTTCGAGCAGACCTTCGCCGTGACCCGGCTGCTCCAGGGGGTGAGCCTGGTCATCGCCGCCGCCGGCATCACGCTCTCGCTGCTCGTGCTGGCGCGCGAGCGGGCGGCGGAGCTCGCGCTCTACCGGGCGCTCGGGGCGACGCGCGGCCAGCTCTTCCTGGTCTTCCTCGGGCGCGGTCTCGGCATCGCCTGCGGCGGGCTCGTCCTCGGCGCGCTCGGCGGCGCCGGGCTGGCGCTCGTCCTGGTGCGGCTCGTGAACCGCGCCTGGTTCGGCTGGACCATCGCCCTGTCCTGGCCGGCCGGGGCCCTCGGGGCCCAGGCGCTCACCGTGCTCGCGGCGGCGGCGCTCGCGAGCCTCTACCCGGCGGCGCGGGCGAGCCGCACCCCTGCCGCGGAGCTCTCGCGCGATGCGCTCTAG
- a CDS encoding lipocalin-like domain-containing protein, which produces MRSRSALALGAAGLLAAAVAAAGADPAFRLAAPGYAWSFPRDHSTHPGYRNEWWYFTGQLAAEGEPARRFGYQLTLFRVGLVPERPPFDSAWSAANLAMGHAALSELSAGRHRFSEVLARETPFLGGFPPFPDPLLAWVRAPSGTEGRWTVRREGDGFALAMEDRAQGFALRLSARPRKPVVLQGPGGLSVKSAAPGHASLYYSLTRLETSGELEVDGRRYRVAGESWMDKEVGSSQLGPGQVGWDWFSLQLADGRDLMLYALRRADGSVDFASATLVDAAGRPRWLAPGEWSARSDGRWRSPATGADYPAGWRVEVPGEGIRLTVTPLLADQENRARAGGLFYWEGAVSLSGDGGRPAGQGYVELTGYGRENRPPL; this is translated from the coding sequence ATGCGCTCTAGGTCCGCCCTCGCCCTCGGGGCGGCCGGGCTCCTCGCGGCCGCGGTCGCCGCCGCCGGCGCGGACCCCGCCTTCCGGCTCGCCGCGCCGGGGTACGCGTGGTCCTTCCCGCGCGACCACTCCACCCACCCCGGCTACCGGAACGAGTGGTGGTACTTCACCGGCCAGCTCGCGGCCGAGGGCGAGCCCGCGCGCCGCTTCGGCTACCAGCTCACGCTCTTCCGCGTCGGGCTCGTCCCCGAGCGGCCGCCGTTCGACTCCGCCTGGTCCGCCGCCAACCTCGCCATGGGGCACGCCGCCCTGAGCGAGCTCTCCGCCGGGCGGCACCGCTTCTCCGAGGTGCTCGCCCGCGAGACCCCGTTCCTCGGCGGGTTCCCGCCCTTCCCGGATCCGCTCCTCGCCTGGGTGCGGGCGCCGTCGGGGACCGAAGGGCGCTGGACGGTCCGCCGCGAGGGCGACGGCTTCGCGCTCGCCATGGAGGACCGGGCGCAGGGCTTCGCGCTCCGGCTCTCGGCCCGGCCGCGCAAGCCGGTCGTGCTGCAGGGGCCGGGCGGGCTCTCGGTCAAGTCGGCCGCGCCCGGGCACGCCAGCCTCTACTACAGCCTGACCCGGCTCGAGACCTCGGGAGAGCTCGAGGTGGACGGCCGCCGCTACCGGGTGGCGGGGGAGAGCTGGATGGACAAGGAGGTCGGCTCGTCCCAGCTCGGGCCGGGGCAGGTGGGCTGGGACTGGTTCAGCCTGCAGCTCGCCGACGGGCGCGACCTCATGCTCTACGCGCTCCGGCGGGCCGACGGGAGCGTGGACTTCGCGAGCGCCACGCTGGTGGACGCCGCCGGCCGGCCGCGCTGGCTCGCCCCGGGCGAGTGGAGCGCGCGCAGCGACGGCCGCTGGAGGAGCCCGGCCACCGGCGCCGACTACCCCGCCGGCTGGCGGGTCGAGGTGCCGGGGGAGGGCATTCGACTCACGGTGACGCCGCTCCTCGCCGACCAGGAGAACCGGGCCCGGGCCGGCGGGCTCTTCTACTGGGAGGGGGCCGTGAGCCTCTCGGGGGACGGGGGCCGCCCGGCGGGGCAGGGGTACGTCGAGCTCACCGGGTACGGGCGGGAGAACCGCCCACCGCTCTAG
- a CDS encoding amidase — MVLDIDRSAPSEGARRLFLPEYDRLDATALAELVARREVTPAELLEAAIARVEARNPALNAVVGRHDEEARAVARGPLPGGPFRGVPFLLKDFLGFKKGWPQTASSRLFEKAVAPEDSEIVRRFRRAGLVLFGQTNTPELAIHAFTESRLRGTCRNPWDPDFTPGGSSGGSAAAVAARMVPMAHANDGGGSIRIPASCCGLFGLKPTRGRVSFAPFFGDVLFGFVQELAVTRSVRDAAALLDAVAGPMPGDPYAAPPPARPFREEAGAPPGRLRIAFTTRSLFGHSTSPECRAAVEAAAGLLASLGHDVEEAHPPFARDALVRAYLVALSASIRADLEELAVRAGQRLDPSRLEPETWALAVAGRVLRADAVAWARTETQRAARELAGFFAVHDLLLTPTLAHPPARTGAFQLRPIERLGLAAMRRLPSRPFVELLLESISAKSFEATGNTMLFNQTGQPAASIPLHWSGAGLPIGVQLAARFGDEATLLRVAAQLEEARPWAGRVPPIAA; from the coding sequence ATGGTCCTCGACATCGACCGGAGCGCGCCCTCGGAGGGCGCCCGCCGGCTGTTCCTGCCGGAGTACGACCGGCTCGACGCCACCGCCCTCGCCGAGCTCGTGGCGCGCCGGGAGGTCACCCCGGCCGAGCTCCTCGAGGCCGCCATCGCGCGCGTGGAGGCGCGGAACCCGGCGCTGAACGCGGTGGTGGGGCGGCACGACGAGGAGGCGCGCGCGGTGGCGCGGGGGCCGCTGCCCGGCGGGCCGTTCCGCGGGGTGCCGTTCCTGCTGAAGGACTTCCTCGGGTTCAAGAAGGGCTGGCCCCAGACCGCCTCGTCCCGCCTCTTCGAGAAGGCGGTCGCGCCGGAGGACAGCGAGATCGTGCGCCGCTTCCGGCGGGCGGGGCTGGTGCTCTTCGGCCAGACCAACACGCCGGAGCTCGCCATCCACGCCTTCACCGAGTCGCGCCTGCGCGGCACCTGCCGCAACCCCTGGGATCCGGACTTCACCCCCGGCGGCTCGTCGGGCGGCTCGGCGGCGGCGGTGGCGGCGCGGATGGTCCCCATGGCCCACGCCAACGACGGCGGCGGCTCCATCCGCATCCCGGCCTCGTGCTGCGGGCTCTTCGGCCTCAAGCCCACCCGCGGGCGGGTCTCCTTCGCGCCGTTCTTCGGCGACGTGCTCTTCGGGTTCGTGCAGGAGCTGGCGGTTACGCGGAGCGTGCGCGACGCCGCCGCGCTGCTCGACGCGGTCGCGGGGCCGATGCCCGGCGATCCCTACGCCGCGCCGCCCCCGGCCCGCCCCTTCCGCGAGGAGGCGGGCGCGCCGCCCGGCCGGCTCCGGATCGCGTTCACCACGCGGTCGCTCTTCGGCCACTCGACGTCGCCGGAGTGCCGGGCGGCGGTGGAGGCGGCGGCGGGGCTGCTCGCCTCGCTCGGGCACGACGTCGAGGAGGCCCACCCGCCGTTCGCGCGCGACGCCCTGGTCCGCGCCTACCTGGTGGCGCTCTCGGCGAGCATCCGGGCCGACCTGGAGGAGCTGGCGGTGCGCGCCGGCCAGCGGCTCGACCCGTCGCGGCTCGAGCCCGAGACCTGGGCCCTCGCCGTCGCCGGCCGCGTGCTCCGGGCCGACGCGGTGGCCTGGGCCCGGACCGAGACCCAGCGGGCCGCGCGCGAGCTCGCCGGCTTCTTCGCCGTGCACGATCTCCTGCTCACGCCGACGCTCGCCCACCCGCCGGCGCGGACCGGGGCCTTCCAGCTCAGGCCCATCGAGCGGCTCGGCCTCGCGGCCATGCGCCGGCTGCCCTCGCGCCCGTTCGTGGAGCTGCTGCTCGAGAGCATCTCGGCCAAGTCCTTCGAGGCGACCGGCAACACCATGCTCTTCAACCAGACCGGCCAGCCGGCCGCCTCGATCCCGCTCCACTGGAGCGGCGCCGGCCTGCCCATCGGCGTGCAGCTCGCCGCCCGGTTCGGGGACGAGGCGACGCTGCTCCGGGTGGCCGCCCAGCTCGAGGAGGCGCGCCCCTGGGCCGGGCGCGTCCCGCCTATCGCGGCGTAG